The following proteins come from a genomic window of Salvia hispanica cultivar TCC Black 2014 chromosome 4, UniMelb_Shisp_WGS_1.0, whole genome shotgun sequence:
- the LOC125220681 gene encoding uncharacterized protein LOC125220681, giving the protein MGIVTGSHSGGGSLLKLGEDDALEVIERVASNDDGWKNERSKTYRVASASDVDKMDMMSKANRARKLRGGGSFNNFGNKAHPNLSYGNPHNDLQSPPGFQVSNGQVVEPKKNELGDVLLTFMKQTGEILANSVKRLKQAVGIQHQPGQFPSHTIVNPKDCKDCKAINLRNDKSYEGPTMPAEKEKISQEERVQKKKLDDQFFRFLDIFRKVHINIPLVEALQQMLSYAKFLKDVISKKRRWVEHETVNLTEKIPAKMKDPGSFTISCIVGDSQVGKALCDLGASINLMPFSFFQKLKVRTLRPTTITIQMADRSVSYPRGIVEDILVKVNDFIFPVDFVVFDMEEDRNVPLILGRPFLATGKTMIDVQKGELTL; this is encoded by the exons ATGGGGATCGTAACAGGGAGCCACTCCGGAGGTGGGTCACTCCTTAAGTTGGGAGAAGACGATGCATTAGAGGTGATTGAGAGGGTGGCCTCCAACGATGATGGGTGGAAGAATGAGAGAAGCAAAACTTACCGGGTGGCGTCCGCATCGGATGTTGACAAGATGGACATGATGTCCAA AGCCAACCGGGCTCGAAAGTTAAGAG GGGGTGGTAGCTTCAACAACTTTGGGAATAAGGCACATCCCAACTTGTCTTATGGGAATCCTCACAATGACCTACAATCACCTCCGGGGTTTCAAGTGTCGAATGGACAAGTCGTTGAGCCAAAGAAGAATGAGCTGGGAGATGTCTTGTTGACGTTTATGAAGCAGACAGGGGAAATTCTGGCCAATTCTGTTAAGAGACTGAAGCAG GCTGTGGGTATTCAACATCAACCTGGCCAGTTTCCCTCACATACTATTGTCAATCCCAAGGACTGCAAGGATTGCAAAGCCATCAATCTGAGGAATGACAAAAGCTATGAAGGTCCAACCATGCCTGcagagaaggaaaagatctcgCAAGAAGAG CGTGTGCAGAAGAAGAAGCTAGATGATCAGTTCTTTAGATTTCTTGACATTTTCAGAAAGGTACACATCAATATTCCGTTGGTAGAGGCGTTGCAGCAAATGCTTAGCTACGCCAAATTTCTGAAAGATGTTATCTCCAAGAAGAGGAGATGGGTGGAGCACGAGACCGTCAATTTGACGGAGAAAATTCCCGCTAAGATGAAAGATCCTGGAAGCTTCACTATATCGTGCATAGTGGGGGATAGCCAAGTGGGCAAGGCACTATGTGACTTGGGAGCGAGCATTAATCTTATGCCGTTCTCGTTCTTTCAAAAGCTAAAGGTTAGGACACTGAGGCCCACCACCATCACAATCCAGATGGCCGACCGATCTGTGTCGTATCCGAGAGGGATTGTTGAAGATATACTCGTCAAAGTCAATGACTTCATCTTCCCTGTGGATTttgtggtgtttgatatgGAGGAAGACCGGAATGTTCCTCTTATACTAGGAAGACCTTTCCTAGCTACAGGAAAGACAATGATCGACGTGCAGAAGGGAGAGCTCACACTCTGA